aacaaatgtctaGATTGTAAAGTTAAATTTAGTCTTTTACAGTTGTAAAGCCAGGGGCATATCGATTTATGTCAGACAAAGATCCTTCAGTTCTGGACAAACTTGTTTTGTAACAGTTGAGCAGACTTTAAACTGATCTGTCTCCTTCCTCTCCCCTCAGGTTATTTTGACGCCCATGCCCTGGCGATGGACTACCGTGGTTTGGGTTTCAGGGAGTGCCTGGCTGAAACGGCTCGCTATCTGAGCATAATCGAAGGCTTGGATGGCACAGATCCTCTGCGGATCCGTCTGGTCTCCCACCTTAACAACTATGCCAGTCAAAGAGAGGCTCACTCTGGCCTGAGTCACCTGGCGTGGGGCTCTGCGTTTGGATCCCCCCCTGCCCACCTGACCCacaccctcctcctccagcaCCAACCGGGGGCTCCGCTGGCACCTTTACCCCGCAGCACCACCAGCAGCCCACAAACTCCTCTGTCATCTACATccacttcttcctcttcctcctcttcttcttcatcctcatcGGTTGTAGACACGCACGTCCCAGGCAGGCGCAGCAGCAGCGCaaccccccactcagatcaagGCCCAATCCGGGTTCCCCCCACCACTGCGGCTCCCACCACTGTCCCACACCACGCCTTGGTCTCCTCATCAGTGTCCAAGCtgtcccctcctctcctctcctctctctctgcgttCCCTTTCCCCTTCAGTGCCTTCCCCATCCTCTCCCCCACCACGGCCATCAGCGCCCCAGTCCCAACGTCCAGTGTGGGCAAACCCTACAGACCCTGGGGTATGGAGATAGGAGCTTTCTGACTGAGATGAAAACCTCCACACATTATATAGACTCAACTCACTACCCAGCTGAGCTGGACTTTAAAGGACAAGAAGTTTTATTTTCCCAGCTAAGACAGTACTATTTTTTCTATGATGTTGGCATCCCTCAGAGGATACACTTAGCTCtaggatttttattttcttgctaATGTATCGTGTTTTGCATAGAAGAGAAAAACAGTGAGGAGGAAGCCCGTGACTAAAAAGCAACAGGAGTGATTCATTGTGATTGATCTATGTTCCTGCCCACCCCTTTAGAAGTCTCACCCACTGTTGTCAGCCTATCAGGAATGGCTTTTCCAGATGGTCAAGCAATCGCCGCCCGTCAAGTTCCTGGGCGAAACTGTCCCCCCTTTGTTTTCCCTCTGAGCTGAAACACCCAGTGTTGGTGCCCTGGTTACATACAGAGAGGGGTGTGTGAAAGGAGGGCTTGAGGTGGTTGAGAGTCACCCTCTTTTTACAGCATTTTATGGGGTGGAATAACCGAAACCAGGTGTTTGTTTGACTAAATACTGGGAACAGAAGTTAGCTACCAGCTTGGTTGAGATCAACATGATTTAGCCACAACCTTTGATGTTCATATGGAGCTCTattgtttaagtttttttcacTAAGTTATGTTTCCTCTCTACAGTAAATTTTGTCTTAACAATGAGGCTACACATATGTTTTACCAGTTTCTACCAGCTGttccacattttattttaattgctCACGTAACTGACGCTTGAGTAATATCTATCACCTTGTTTACAAGTTATTTTCTTGCCTGTTAGAAGCAGCAGCAATATTGATCTGTAATTATCAAGAGGGAGGGAATTTGTATTTGTCACAGTAGTTGCAGTGAAGCACGGCAATACAATTTAGATTCCTGCTTTCCATTTGATATTTTGTTGACTCCTTTGGTGTCAGTCATGAACAAAGCACAAACGAGCACTGGCAAATCAGATTTCTCTCATGGTGATGACAACTTCCCTGTAATAAAAGAGTTCTGTTAAATCACCTGTGGCTTTATCagcttttttaatgtgtgtgtgttcatttgcGTCTGTTTGTCCAAGCGTgtgcataagtgtgtgtgtgtgtgtgtgtgtgtgtgtgtttgtgtagtacGTGGTGACGCCTGGTATCAGATGAGGCTGCTTGTTTCTCTCAGCAGCCCTCTGTGTGTGCACAGGAAACCATTAACAAGGAGGGGATATCCTGGACAATAGCAGCCCGAATGGCCCCATGTGCTTCGTGGGAactagaggaggaggaggaaagaaggagggaaggttggaagaggatgaagaaggaaaggaaggatggatggagcATAGAGTGGGATATGGAGGGAAAAGGGGTAAGAATG
Above is a window of Etheostoma spectabile isolate EspeVRDwgs_2016 chromosome 14, UIUC_Espe_1.0, whole genome shotgun sequence DNA encoding:
- the hey1 gene encoding hairy/enhancer-of-split related with YRPW motif protein 1, with the protein product MKRNHDFSSSDSELDETIEVEKESADENGNMSSPLGSMSPTTSTQVQARKRRRGIIEKRRRDRINNSLSELRRLVPSAFEKQGSAKLEKAEILQMTVDHLKMLHAAGGKGYFDAHALAMDYRGLGFRECLAETARYLSIIEGLDGTDPLRIRLVSHLNNYASQREAHSGLSHLAWGSAFGSPPAHLTHTLLLQHQPGAPLAPLPRSTTSSPQTPLSSTSTSSSSSSSSSSSSVVDTHVPGRRSSSATPHSDQGPIRVPPTTAAPTTVPHHALVSSSVSKLSPPLLSSLSAFPFPFSAFPILSPTTAISAPVPTSSVGKPYRPWGMEIGAF